Proteins from one Mercurialis annua linkage group LG7, ddMerAnnu1.2, whole genome shotgun sequence genomic window:
- the LOC126657365 gene encoding ethylene-responsive transcription factor ERF060-like: protein MAAAIDIYSSTLFPSVIDPGREELMQALEPFMKSASFSSTSSPTSAFYFPSYPCHDQLGYDQKGSIGLNNLTPSQILQIQTQIHHQQITNLTQKLTTPNHLGPKGTVVMKQSGSKPAKLYRGVRQRHWGKWVAEIRLPKNRTRLWLGTFDTAEEAALAYDKAAYKLRGEFSRLNFPHLRHHGAHVFGEFGDYKPLHSSVDAKLQAICQNLSIGNNNNISKQTRKVGAERSDVDSKMNVSLSGCLNAKKEMEEVTNSCSSSCSSSEDSFAAGGTASPESEISFLDFFDSSSSPWDECENFGLQKYPSVEIDWAAL, encoded by the coding sequence ATGGCAGCAGCTATAGATATTTACAGCAGCACCTTATTTCCCTCAGTTATAGATCCAGGCAGAGAAGAATTAATGCAAGCACTTGAACCTTTTATGAAAAGTGCTTCATTTTCTTCAACTTCTTCACCAACTTCTGCTTTTTATTTCCCATCTTACCCTTGTCATGACCAATTAGGTTATGACCAAAAGGGTTCAATTGGTCTGAACAACCTAACCCCATCTCAAATTCTCCAAATCCAAACCCAAATCCACCACCAACAAATTACCAATTTGACCCAAAAGTTGACCACCCCCAACCACTTGGGACCAAAGGGTACTGTGGTAATGAAACAATCTGGTTCCAAGCCAGCAAAATTGTACAGGGGAGTGAGACAGAGACACTGGGGAAAATGGGTGGCTGAGATTAGATTACCTAAGAATAGAACCAGGCTCTGGCTTGGTACCTTTGATACAGCTGAGGAAGCTGCTTTGGCTTATGATAAAGCAGCTTATAAACTTAGAGGTGAATTTAGTAGGCTGAATTTTCCTCATCTTAGACACCATGGTGCTCATGTTTTTGGTGAGTTTGGTGACTATAAACCTCTTCATTCCTCTGTGGATGCTAAACTGCAAGCTATTTGTCAGAATTTGTCTATTGGCAACAACAATAACATCAGCAAACAAACTCGAAAAGTTGGTGCGGAGCGTAGTGATGTCGATTCGAAGATGAATGTATCGCTGTCGGGTTGTTTGAATGCGAAGAAGGAGATGGAGGAGGTGACGAATTCTTGCTCTTCCTCTTGTTCTTCGTCGGAGGACTCATTTGCGGCAGGGGGGACGGCTTCGCCCGAGTCGGAGATATCGTTCTTGGATTTCTTTGATTCGTCGTCTTCACCGTGGGATGAATGTGAGAATTTTGGTTTGCAGAAGTACCCTTCGGTGGAGATTGATTGGGCCGCTCTTTAA